A genomic segment from Gadus morhua chromosome 4, gadMor3.0, whole genome shotgun sequence encodes:
- the LOC115543064 gene encoding zinc finger protein RFP-like isoform X2 → MASANTSWSEENFSCPICLDVFSSPVTTPCGHNFCRTCITKFWDEQVRYKCPVCNKIFNTRPELQVNILLSELASQFRTFLRVKEQHCVETGEVPCDVCTGTKLKAVKSCLVCLISYCQTHLEPHQRVAVLKKHRLVEPMDRLEDRMCKKHDRLLDLFCQTEQVCVCQSCTETDHKSHPVVPLKEEYEVKMAQLRKIEAEVQHMIQERLNNIQEIKDTVNRSKADADREIADGVHILTALKRCIEKCQDDLNHMVKEKLKSTEKQAEDLIKELEQEIEDLTNRCLEVKQLSQTEDHLHFLQAFRSLKDPPPPRDWTTVEVRPPSYVGTLRRSLDQLEETLNMEMKKLRDAELKRVQQYEVDVTLDPDTAHPQLILSEDGKQVHDGGEEKELPDNPKRFNKNICVLTRESFSSGRFYFEVQVKDKTAWRLGVARESIDRKDWIMLTPETGYWTLYSYKDGLVFRDNPAVCLPLRAELQKVGVFVDYDEGLVSFYDVEARVHIYSATGCSFTEPLYPIICPGYCYLGGMNSYPLIISPVNQTD, encoded by the exons atggcctctgctaacacttcctggtctgaagagaacttttcatgtcccatctgtctggatgtgttcagcagcccagttaCCACACcctgtggacacaacttctgcagaacctgtattacaaagttttgggatgaacaagtccggtacaaatgtcctgtttgcaacaagattttcaacacaagacctgaacTACAGGTGAATAtcctcttatcagagctggcctCTCAGTTTAGAACATTcctacgagtaaaagagcagcatTGTGTGGAAacaggagaagttccctgtgacgtctgtactgggaccaagctgaaggctgtgaagtcctgcctagtgtgtcttatctcttactgccaaacccacctggagccacatcagagagtcgcagtcctgaagaaacatcggctggtcgagcctatggaccgtctggaagacaggatgtgtaagaaacacgacagACTTCTGGatctcttctgccagactgaacag gtgtgtgtgtgtcagtcctgcacagagacagaccacaagtcccatcctgttgtacctctaaaggaggaatatgaagtgaagatggcccagcttcggaagatagaggctgaagttcagcacatgatccaggagagactaaataatattcaggagattaaagacacagttaaccgcagcaaagcagatgcagacagagagatagccgatggtgtgcacatcctcactgctctgaagcgctgcattgaaaagtgccaggatgacCTCAACCATatggttaaagagaaactgaaatccacagagaaacaagctgaagacctcatcaaagagctggagcaggaaatagaagatctgaccaatagatgcttagaggtgaagcagctgtcacaaactgaagaccacctccacttcctccaggccttcagatccctgaaggatcctccaccccccagggactggaccacggtggaggtccgtcctccgtcatacgtagggaccttgaggagatccctggatcagctggaggagacactgaacatggagatgaagaagctgcgtgatgctgaactaaagagggtccagcagtatgaagtagatgtgactctggatcctgatacagctcatccccagctcatcctctctgaggatgggaaacaagtacatgatggaggtgaagagaaggaactcccagacaaccctaagagatttaataaaaacatatgTGTTCTCACAAGggagagcttctcctcagggagattttactttgaggtccaggttaaagacaagactgcatggcgtttaggagtggccagagagtccatagaCAGAAAAGATTGGATCATGTTGACCCCTGAGACAGGTTACTGGACTCTCTACTCCTACAAGGATGGGTTGGTATTTAGAGATAACcctgctgtctgtctccctctgagagccgagctccagaaggtgggggtgtttgttgattatgatgagggtctggtctccttctatgatgtggaagccagggttcatatctactctgctactggctgcagttttactgagcctctctatccaatcaTTTGTCCAGGTTACTGTTATTTGGGAGGTATGAACTCTtaccccctgatcatctcacctgtcaatcaaactgaCTGA
- the LOC115543064 gene encoding E3 ubiquitin-protein ligase TRIM39-like isoform X1 yields MACANASWSEENFSCSICLDVFNSPVTTPCGHNFCRTCITKHWDEQIKFKCPLCNMAFNTRPDLRINTLFSELAAQFQTSIRVKDQLCVKPGEVPCDVCTGTQLKAVKSCLVCLISYCPTHLEPHQRVEVLKKHRLVEPMDRLEDRMCKKHDRLLKLFCQTEQVCVCQSCTETDHKSHPVVPLKEEYEVKMAQLRKIEAEVQHMIQERLNNIQEIKDTVNRSKADADREIADGVHILTALKRCIEKCQDDLNHMVKEKLKSTEKQAEDLIKELEQEIEDLTNRCLEVKQLSQTEDHLHFLQAFRSLKDPPPPRDWTTVEVRPPSYVGTLRRSLDQLEETLNMEMKKLRDAELKRVQQYEVDVTLDPDTAHPQLILSEDGKQVHDGGEEKELPDNPKRFNKNICVLTRESFSSGRFYFEVQVKDKTAWRLGVARESIDRKDWIMLTPETGYWTLYSYKDGLVFRDNPAVCLPLRAELQKVGVFVDYDEGLVSFYDVEARVHIYSATGCSFTEPLYPIICPGYCYLGGMNSYPLIISPVNQTD; encoded by the coding sequence atggcctgcGCCAAcgcttcctggtctgaagagaacttttcatgttcaaTCTGTCTAGATGTATTCAACAGTCCAgttaccacaccatgtggacacaacttctgcagaacctgtattacaaagcaCTGGGATGAACAAATCAAGTTCAAATGTCCTCTTTGCAACATGGCTTTtaacacaagacctgatttacggaTTAATACCCTCTTCTCAGAGCTGGCCGCTCAGTTTCAAACATCAATACGAGTAAAAGATCAGCTCTGTGTTAAACCTGgggaagttccctgtgacgtctgtactgggacccagctgaaggccgtgaagtcctgcctagtgtgtttaATCTCCTACTGCccaacccacctggagccacatcagagagtcgaggtcctgaagaaacatcggctggtcgagcctatggaccgtctggaagacaggatgtgtaagaaacatgaCCGACTTCTgaagctcttctgccagactgaacaggtgtgtgtgtgtcagtcctgcacagagacagaccacaagtcccatcctgttgtacctctaaaggaggaatatgaagtgaagatggcccagcttcggaagatagaggctgaagttcagcacatgatccaggagagactaaataatattcaggagattaaagacacagttaaccgcagcaaagcagatgcagacagagagatagccgatggtgtgcacatcctcactgctctgaagcgctgcattgaaaagtgccaggatgacCTCAACCATatggttaaagagaaactgaaatccacagagaaacaagctgaagacctcatcaaagagctggagcaggaaatagaagatctgaccaatagatgcttagaggtgaagcagctgtcacaaactgaagaccacctccacttcctccaggccttcagatccctgaaggatcctccaccccccagggactggaccacggtggaggtccgtcctccgtcatacgtagggaccttgaggagatccctggatcagctggaggagacactgaacatggagatgaagaagctgcgtgatgctgaactaaagagggtccagcagtatgaagtagatgtgactctggatcctgatacagctcatccccagctcatcctctctgaggatgggaaacaagtacatgatggaggtgaagagaaggaactcccagacaaccctaagagatttaataaaaacatatgTGTTCTCACAAGggagagcttctcctcagggagattttactttgaggtccaggttaaagacaagactgcatggcgtttaggagtggccagagagtccatagaCAGAAAAGATTGGATCATGTTGACCCCTGAGACAGGTTACTGGACTCTCTACTCCTACAAGGATGGGTTGGTATTTAGAGATAACcctgctgtctgtctccctctgagagccgagctccagaaggtgggggtgtttgttgattatgatgagggtctggtctccttctatgatgtggaagccagggttcatatctactctgctactggctgcagttttactgagcctctctatccaatcaTTTGTCCAGGTTACTGTTATTTGGGAGGTATGAACTCTtaccccctgatcatctcacctgtcaatcaaactgaCTGA